The Macadamia integrifolia cultivar HAES 741 chromosome 3, SCU_Mint_v3, whole genome shotgun sequence genome segment caaaaaaatttgaattttaagagagaaatagatacataggaaatcattgcgtaatcattcattttttgtcttattgtgttttcatattttctcatattttcttgtgttttttgtgagaaaatttttaggggaaaaaaagaaaatttcacgattttcaaggaaaattttgaatttgaaaagaagaatcttcttatgggtgaagacataccaagtacaaagaaaaattcataacccaaggaaaaaagtacagaaattgtactttttttcttttcttgactaccaaacacagcctaacgAAAAGgaattctatccaaaaaaaaaaaaggtaaaggaAGTTCGTGTGATTTTGAAAAACTGTGTCACTTGCTTGTGATATGGGAGTTTTCTAGAGTGGTAAATGTAATTTTCCCATAAACAATTGAACGAATATTTATTTGCTTGGCATCAGCGAGGAACAAGAGAAAGATATAAGAcggggcagagagagagagagagagagagagacagagagaagcaAGTTAATTACATTCTCAGCGGTTCGTATTTAATTTCTGAAGCAAACGAGAATTGATTTCACAGAGTAATCGATCGATTGAGCGTGAATTCAACTCGGAAATATGGGGGATTCAGCGAGTGAGAACTCGCAGAACAATATAGCAGAAGAGGTTTCGAGTGTGGTTGAGCTCGCCAAGGAGTTGCAGGATTCGGCTTCATCGCTCATCACCAAGGCTTCCAATGAAGAACAAGCTTTACGTCAGCGTGTTGTTGCTCTTGATTCTAATATTCAGAAACTCCGGTCTTCGATTGATTCCGGTGTCAAGAAATCCACCTTAGATCGTAAGGAAGCTGACAAGGTAAATTCCTGCATGCTCCAGGGATAGCTccgtttctctttctctagggCTCCTTATTAATTGGAATTGAATATAGTTTTCTGATTTTCGTCAAATTTTTGTTTGTGCTCTCTTGTGTGTTGATCCAGCTGGATGAAGAATTATACAAAGCGAAATGCATTTTAACTGATGGAGACGCGTCTTCGTATCTTCCTAGAAAATCCAATGGTGCTTTTATTGCTCTGTTAGGTCAATTGTTTTTGTGTATTTGGGAGCGCCGCTGTGGTTTTGGTTAGCGGTTTTAGTGATCACTGAATCATATGTAGGTAATTTTCTGAAGATGTTTCTTGGTCCTATCAATGTACGTGCCAATAGGAAAGATATCCAGTTGAAAGTAAAAGAGGAGTACAACAGTTACAGGGTATGTCTTTTAAGCTCATCTTTCCCTTTGTcatttattttgtgttttttagtTTGACACATCATCCAAATTGTTATCTTTGCTTGTGGCAATTCCATTTTCTAATTGGAGAGATAAACAGTGAAACTTGGTAAACTAAAACACACTTAATTTGGGAGacgtttttctcttcttttatctaTTATTCATTTATCTTAGAGAGGGGTAATTATGGCAGTCGTTTTCATTTGCCATAATTACACAGATTAAAGATATTGGTTGGTATGCAACCCTTTCCACTAGTTGAACTGATTAACCTAATTTTTGACAATATAATCTTGGAAGTCAAAATTCAGTTATAGATAGGTGGGCATTCAGGATAGTCTTATAACTATGATGACAATCTTGCTAATAAATTTTATGAAGCCATGACTCTGACTTAAATAATAGAAAGCGGAGAGTGCTCCTCAGATGTCATATAGGGTGTCCCccgtgcacgaggctcccgcatgtgcgaggtctgTGGGGGCGAGAACTATGCAGCTTTACCTTGAGAATATCGAGAGGATGTTTTGACTgcttgaccaccaggttgcAACATACGGACCTTTACCATTGGACCAAGTGCTTCTCAGATCTCTTGCGGAATATAATTATCTGAGGGAAATGTAATTTTCTGTAATAGTTGAGCTCCAGAAGCAGTGTGATACTGAAGCAGAGCATAGATTAAAATTTTCTCAGGAAAGAATTGAATCAATTTGCAAGTCAGTTCATGCGGGTTCAGTGAGAAGGAGATTATATTAGTTATAATGAACCCtattaaaaattcaaaacaaaaaaccagATAAAATCACTTACTATGTAAATGACCTAGAAATCCTGTTAAAGAAGAAACTTAAATGGCCAGAAGAAAGAAAACCTACATCAATTGGTCAGGTTATCTGCAAATTGTGAGAAAAATATATTCCTATTTGTAAATCACTGAAATCTTCTTGTTATTTTACTCAAGATTGATTGAAATCCTGTAAACATTACGGAGATATTTGAGATATGATCAAATATTCAATTAATATTGTCAAATATTTGCCTTGGATCCTAATCTACTCAGAACCTAGACTGAAATTTAATTTGTTAGTCTCTCTTAAATACTATTCAGACTCCTACCCATGCAAAGATATATGCAGTTTCACAGCCATATGAGGCCCTTACACCATAAGTTCTACAATATAGAAAGCTAGGATTATTGAGGCATGTGCCTCAATTAAATGCAGGTTACTAGTTCACTGGAGTGCAAACCTTAATGTGCAGTGCAGCTTTATGCGCTGCACATAAGTTCTTATACTTGGCATTTCTAACTAATCTCTGAGGAATAGGGTCTATATAGTTTGGTAATGCTTATCCATGGATAGAATGCTTCCACTTATCTCTGGAGCATTGTGGTCATTCATCATTGTGTGCTGGtttgcatcatatatatatatatatatatatatcttttccCCCATCATGGAGGACGCAGAACAACTCTTATATCAATATGGTCAATATTTGTTCCTGTGAAAAAATTCCCCATGTTCATTTGACCTTTTATGGGTGGAACATTATGATGAAGTTGAAAAAGATGAGCATATTCAAATGGATGCTGGGTGGATTTTTCTGCTCTAGCTATGTTGCTTATGGTACTGGCAAAAATCTATAATCATTAAATGTGCCAATATCTCAATATGTTTTCTACATTTTTCAACTGATATTAATGAGGTGACTGTCTTTTGAATGGATACATTATAGATGACAACACACTGCTTTGAAGATTCTCTTCCATTAAGAGAAGTATTGtaaatcttatcatttcatCAGATATGAGTGCTTAATTGGCAGCTACTGTATACCATATCTATCGTTCTCAGGCTGTTCTAACTCATATCCACTGTGAATTACTGTCATCTATCTGGAATTTTTGTTGAGCTTGACCAATGATCCTTTCCCTTGTGAACAGGATAGAACTGCtattctatttcttcttttcccatcaGCACTACTTTTCTTGGGGTACAAGTTATGGAATGGATGCTTGCCGGCATTGCCAGTTCAGCTTTACCAGGTACCAATTTCTTTATCCAGCTCTTGGATTGGAAACTAAATATTACATTTGATTGATGATCTTTGATAGTTTAATTTTGCAGTTAGTACTGAATATACCCTTTTTCAGGCTTGGCTATTGTTTCTCTACACAAGTTTGGCTTTGCGAGAGAATATATTGAGAGCGAACGGAAGTGATATTCGGCCATGGTAATTAGAcagtttttttgttgttgaaatTTAGTAACCTCTTGTCTAAGGTATCTCTTCTGTCCCCTGTGCTTTCTTACTTCATGGTGTCAATTGTTTATtcactttctcttctctttaattTGACGATGTTCCTCCCATGTGGGCGTACGCACATGCCTTCTTTTGATGCTTTCCAAATTAGAATTTGAACTAGGAGGTTAAAATGAAAAGTTCCATCTGGCTGAAGTGTGTTGATCAAACtgaaggaaaatatatttaCTGAAGTGCAGGTTTGTCGTAACTCTATACTTGGAGGTGGATGCTAATTTTGTATTCTCTAAGATGGTTAACTTGATCACATGTTGGGTGATGAGGAAAATTTAATTTAGGATTGGATCATTACATCTTAGCTATTGATTTGTGGACAAAATAAGCTATTTGATCTCTCATAGTGGTACATCTTTACTCCATGGTCTATCAATCAGAAGAACTTTTCTGGTCATGTAGGTTACAGGCAAGTTTAGGTGGATTGATACGCCtttttaagaaataaagaatCAATCTGATAGAGACTGAAACTCAAACGAAATATTTACAACAATCTCtgacaaaaatacaattttgatcgCAGGTAAGAGGGAAAAGctctttttcagttttttttgatgaaaaaacaATATGTACTGGTGAAATAGTTAGTTGGTGCTCTCACATAGATGTGATCAATTGTCATTGGACTGTAAATATATGGCAGCTCTGCGTAAAGAGAGATGCATTATGTGAAATTTAGCCATAATTAAGTGTTGAAGGACATCAAAggaattatttatttctttatttatttttaatttatcttGATTTATTAGGAAGGATAATGGTAAAGGTGATCGCTCAGTTACAGGGGTATTTGGTGGGGTAATACCCAGTTCGATGCTAGATCATCGATAGACTTTGATGGCTGTTCCTTGAGAAACCTGCGCATTTTTAGCATTCTCAGGGCATTTGAAATAGTTCATGATCCATCTTATAAAGTTTTGATGATCCACATGGTATGATGATCAGTGACTGCGGAGGCCTTTCCTCTTTCAAATGAAGAGTTGGTTGTTCACCATGTTTTCACCCTCTTATGGACCAAATGTGGTTCAACATGTGTGTTGTTGGTTTAGGGAGCCTCTAGAGGCATCTTATGGCTTCCTTACTTCATCTGTCTGCTCTTCACTTCTCTTTTGAAAATCTTGTTAATGTGGAGGCTAAGATGAGGCAATGAGCTAGCAAAATTGGTTGTCATGCTCTCTAATGTGTGTCGGAGCCTCTAGAGGCATCTTATGGCTTCCTTACTTCATTTGTCTGCTTTTCACTTCTCTTTTGAAAATCTTGTTAATGTGGAGGCTAAGATGAGGCAATGAGCTAGCAAAATTGGTTGTCATGTAGCTCTCTAATGTGTGTCGGGGATTTGGGGTCTTGTACCACACTGGCATGTCATTTTTGTTTATAGTGCCATGGggctaccttttcttttttgttgtttctattgttcttttttgttacaatccaaggaaaaaaaaacatttttggatTCCtgcatttttttaatgtttagtGGGAAGTTTTAATTGGCTTGAGGTTATTGCACTTTGCAACTTGTGTGAGACTTCTGGATCGTGGGAATAGTTGAGAAGTTGATAGTAACTAAATCAAGTGGGAAAATGGATTATGAGACCATCCTATTTCTTGCTTGATGGTTTACAGTATACAACAATTTCTTGATAATCATACAGGCCTGGTCTATAGTTGGTTTGGCCAGATGCTATTAACACTTCTCAGGAGAGGTGCTCAAGATGAAATGAAAATCCCACAGCTCCAAACAATTGAAGATAATAAGGTTCCTCCTGTTATAACTGGAGAACCTTTGACAATATGTTTCATTAAGCTTGTCAAAGAACCTGATTTTAAGTAATCTGAAGTTTGAAATTTATTGACCAACTTGATaaaaatccttttctttttccatctaTGTTTTAGATACATAAGGAACAAAAGGGTTTATACTAACAATAAAATGTCCATCCCTGGCAAgcttcatcaataaaatggcTGAGGTCACGAGGAAAATCAGTTTGTCACGTCAAATGATCCTTTGccctagggaaaaaaaaagtctaaacTAAAAAAATCCAATGCTTACTTTATGCCAAAAAGATTGGGGATGGAGCACAAACAAAAGCAATAATCAAAAAACCCGTCTCATATGATCCTAAAGATACGTCCTTACTTGTAACTGAGCATCTGGTGTGCTGACATAAGAACTTTTGCTCTTGCTAAATCCTACATTTTGCTGTCAGTGGTTGAACATATGTAATGCTGATCATAGTAGAgatattttttctcatttcatGTGAAATCATCATTGTAATGATGATGTGCTTTAGCAATTTCTCAAATGTGTAGACATGATCCCAACCTAGAGATAGGTTGCATATTTAACTACATAAAGGGATTAAGGCTAttgacattttattttgaaagtCATTTTCATTCTAATGCTTGCAAGGGTACACCTTGTCTACAATTGGCTAATTACTCCCATCTCTTGGCTGACATCAGAACTGCACTTGCTCAGAAaacatttcaaaattttcctgaTTTGGCTTTTGCAGGTGGATATACCACCACTACTGTGCTATGGTGATGGCGCTTATCAGTATCACATGGGAGATAAAAGGGCAACCTGACTGTGCCAACAAGCaggtcattcttttttttttttttggttatatttatattttgttcTTGACTCTCATTACTTAATTCTCAATGCAGAGAGGTGTAAAACTGTTCCTGAGATGGGCTATAATGCAAGGTATTGCAATGATGCTACAAAATAGATATCAACGCCAGAGACTATATACTCGTATTGCATTGGGAAAGGTGCCTTTTTGCAACCACTTGGCTAGAGTCATGAACCTCATGCATGCTGAAAGcattgttcccccccccccccctttctcaaTTGTCCACTTTTCACACTTGATTGAAGTTATATGGTAATTCTACCCAAGTGCTTAGGCTTCTGTGGCTACACACTAATCAATAGGAAGTAACTCATTGATGTCCTGGCCTTTCTGGTGGAACTGATCCTGTTATGGAACAGCTTCTGGGATTTTTAACCAGACATTGTATGACTGGTAACTTTTGCTGTACGGAAGCAGGTTGGAGTTCTAATGTTCTTGTTATATGCAGGCAAGGAGAATGGATGTTGTGTGGGGAGAAACTGCCGGTGTAGAAGGTCAACTGTTGCTGTTATGCCCCCTACTTTTCATATTGCAGGTGATGCAAGCTATGCCTTAGCAGTTGGCTTCTTATACTGTTAACATGAGTGTAATCATTGGCCACAAGTGATGTTTCTCTGTGAGGATAAGTATGTTGATGCCAGTGAAGTTAAAAGTATAATATTGGTATCTCCAATTACTTTTAATCTTCTAAGTAAATCTTATCAGAAGCTTTTAGTTAGCTTTCTAATAGCACTTGTACATAATCTCTCATGAATACTATATTCCCATAGATAATTTAGT includes the following:
- the LOC122072880 gene encoding transmembrane protein 120 homolog, yielding MGDSASENSQNNIAEEVSSVVELAKELQDSASSLITKASNEEQALRQRVVALDSNIQKLRSSIDSGVKKSTLDRKEADKLDEELYKAKCILTDGDASSYLPRKSNGNFLKMFLGPINVRANRKDIQLKVKEEYNSYRDRTAILFLLFPSALLFLGYKLWNGCLPALPVQLYQAWLLFLYTSLALRENILRANGSDIRPWWIYHHYCAMVMALISITWEIKGQPDCANKQRGVKLFLRWAIMQGIAMMLQNRYQRQRLYTRIALGKARRMDVVWGETAGVEGQLLLLCPLLFILQGFEAYVGLLLLRTVRDGLVSEWQVIACGILLVVMAVGNFTNTVETLMAKSRVKAKMRTKSKPE